A stretch of Ligilactobacillus faecis DNA encodes these proteins:
- a CDS encoding nucleoside 2-deoxyribosyltransferase produces the protein MNESKQKTVYFAAGWFSPAQEKAYADALEAIKANQTIDVENSYIPLEHQYQGLRVDEHPELLEDKVWAQATFNGDVIGVKSSDLFLCTYLPEEEDIGCGVEIGLAKAYGKYIVLVIPDEDYGKSINLMSWGSADIVLKMSDLETFDFNKPYFDFYPGAVY, from the coding sequence ATGAACGAAAGCAAACAAAAAACAGTTTATTTTGCAGCTGGTTGGTTCTCGCCAGCACAAGAAAAAGCTTATGCCGATGCTTTGGAAGCGATCAAAGCTAATCAAACGATCGATGTCGAAAATAGTTATATTCCGCTTGAACACCAATATCAAGGGCTACGAGTAGATGAACACCCTGAACTTTTAGAAGATAAAGTGTGGGCGCAAGCAACATTTAACGGTGATGTCATCGGCGTTAAATCATCGGATCTTTTCTTATGTACGTATTTACCAGAAGAAGAAGATATCGGTTGCGGGGTCGAGATCGGCCTAGCCAAAGCTTATGGTAAATATATCGTTTTAGTTATTCCAGATGAAGATTATGGAAAATCGATCAACTTGATGAGTTGGGGTAGCGCTGATATCGTGTTGAAAATGTCTGATTTAGAGACTTTTGATTTCAATAAACCATACTTTGATTTTTATCCTGGAGCAGTTTATTAA
- a CDS encoding minor capsid protein encodes MIRTEANCFYSKTKLDNWRSKDVEKYQLIVVLDSRTIKIYLNINKKIFNVRDAFWAKTMPPLHPFCRTVLVDI; translated from the coding sequence TTGATCAGGACAGAAGCTAATTGCTTTTATTCTAAAACCAAACTAGATAATTGGAGAAGTAAAGACGTTGAGAAGTATCAGCTGATAGTTGTTCTTGATAGTCGGACAATCAAGATATATCTGAATATCAATAAGAAGATCTTTAACGTTAGGGATGCATTTTGGGCAAAGACTATGCCACCGTTGCATCCCTTTTGTCGTACGGTACTTGTTGATATATAA
- a CDS encoding metallophosphoesterase family protein, giving the protein MLQKIAVLSDIHGNLTALKAVVKDFQLKKVDEVWVLGDLLMPGPGAKEICQLLRELEPTVFLRGNWDDLLLKGAQKKIPLTKQSHIYFTRLAQYTVAHLEHQDLIWLKNAPLHMMKKVGPLQFSLSHNLPGLNYGQKLYPTNDQADFDEILTDLKADVALYGHVHHQLLRYTTAEQLILNPGSVGEPFCDHPKLQADLRAQYLLLEVDETGLAQINFQKVAYDHEKEARLAQAKELPYLELYQEMLLTGKVHTHDQVRLKELTERYGYLDDIENNKMLL; this is encoded by the coding sequence GTGTTGCAAAAAATTGCAGTTTTATCAGATATTCATGGGAATTTGACTGCTTTAAAGGCAGTCGTTAAAGACTTCCAGCTAAAAAAAGTTGATGAAGTATGGGTCTTAGGTGATCTTTTGATGCCAGGACCAGGGGCGAAAGAAATCTGTCAACTTTTAAGAGAGTTAGAACCAACTGTTTTTTTACGCGGAAATTGGGATGACCTCTTATTAAAAGGGGCCCAAAAGAAGATCCCTTTGACAAAACAAAGTCATATTTATTTTACACGGTTAGCGCAATATACAGTCGCGCACTTAGAGCATCAAGATCTGATCTGGCTCAAAAATGCACCGTTACATATGATGAAAAAAGTGGGGCCGTTACAGTTTAGTTTGAGTCATAATCTGCCTGGATTAAATTATGGCCAAAAACTTTATCCGACTAATGATCAGGCAGATTTTGATGAGATCTTGACCGATCTTAAAGCAGATGTAGCGCTCTATGGGCACGTACACCACCAACTTTTACGCTATACGACAGCCGAACAACTGATCTTAAATCCTGGTTCTGTCGGGGAACCGTTTTGTGATCACCCAAAGCTCCAAGCCGATCTCCGGGCGCAGTACTTGTTGCTAGAAGTCGATGAAACGGGGTTAGCACAGATAAATTTCCAAAAAGTTGCATATGACCATGAAAAAGAAGCACGTTTAGCGCAAGCAAAAGAGCTACCTTATTTAGAGTTATATCAAGAGATGTTATTAACTGGAAAAGTCCATACGCATGATCAAGTACGTCTAAAAGAACTGACCGAGCGTTATGGATATTTGGATGACATCGAAAATAATAAAATGTTACTTTAA